In the genome of Leucobacter luti, one region contains:
- a CDS encoding ABC transporter ATP-binding protein: MRVVAEDVTVEVDGIRIINDVTMDAPSGSVVALVGPNGSGKSTLLRAVYRSLRPAGGTIWIDGDDVWGLSARASSMRTAVVLQDDSPEFEFTVREVVALGRVPHRRAFERVSKADRVAIDEALTRAGVSELQDRTVATLSGGERQRVYLARALAQQTPVLVLDEPTNHLDLLAQTELLELLVDLPATVVIALHDLNLAATYSDRVVVLTRGRVAAAGPPETILTPELIEATYGVRAAVGTNAITGRRVLHFGPALRHRGQHHADASHAPDPSLSTESTPL, from the coding sequence CGGAAGACGTCACCGTTGAGGTCGACGGGATTCGCATCATCAACGACGTCACCATGGATGCCCCGTCCGGGAGCGTTGTCGCGCTGGTAGGACCGAACGGTTCTGGGAAGTCGACGCTCCTCCGTGCGGTGTACCGCAGCCTCCGTCCGGCAGGCGGCACCATCTGGATTGATGGCGACGATGTCTGGGGCCTCTCCGCACGGGCCTCATCGATGCGCACGGCTGTCGTGCTGCAAGATGATTCCCCTGAGTTCGAGTTCACCGTGAGAGAGGTCGTGGCGTTGGGCCGAGTCCCGCACCGGCGGGCGTTCGAGCGCGTCTCGAAGGCGGACCGGGTCGCCATCGACGAGGCACTCACGCGTGCCGGGGTGTCCGAGTTGCAAGATCGCACAGTCGCGACGCTCTCAGGCGGGGAGCGCCAACGGGTGTACCTCGCCCGGGCACTCGCACAGCAGACTCCCGTGTTGGTCCTCGATGAGCCCACGAATCACCTCGACCTCCTCGCACAGACCGAACTCCTCGAACTGCTCGTCGATCTGCCGGCGACGGTCGTCATCGCCCTGCACGATCTCAACCTCGCCGCAACCTACAGCGACCGCGTCGTGGTCCTGACTCGGGGGCGTGTAGCCGCAGCCGGACCGCCCGAAACGATCCTCACTCCGGAACTCATCGAAGCCACATACGGCGTCCGAGCCGCAGTTGGCACGAACGCCATCACCGGTCGACGCGTGCTGCACTTCGGCCCAGCTCTCCGCCACCGAGGCCAGCACCACGCTGACGCTTCTCACGCTCCTGATCCTTCACTCAGCACAGAAAGCACACCGCTATGA
- a CDS encoding ABC transporter substrate-binding protein yields MNRLTRTLSITAASLLALTLAACTGSPRPEDAAAHGADGYPVTVTSCGTDYTYDRAPERVLLGAPGIVRTLDALGVADSAIGYTLSDYAVEGLDEFPNLTVTSADYTPSREFLISAQPDLFLSNDEQQLLGDGAASVDDLGAIPANLYVLGDYCVDAPAQSTLDVVYDDIEHLGAIYNVPDSAASLVEELKARVTAATAPLSFEADFTAGAVTIFDGKVYALGGSYYAAILHALGLTNGFADLDSNWSEITPEAVLASDLDVILVTSPEADATGAVEAASELFANAPAAQHGRIVAIDDTAFQSVGVAIVDVIEETAAQLAVR; encoded by the coding sequence ATGAACCGACTCACGCGCACACTCAGCATCACCGCTGCCAGCCTGCTCGCGCTCACCCTTGCCGCGTGCACCGGCAGCCCCCGCCCAGAGGATGCAGCTGCTCACGGAGCAGACGGGTATCCCGTGACCGTCACGAGTTGCGGCACGGACTACACCTACGATCGCGCCCCCGAACGGGTGCTGCTCGGGGCTCCGGGCATCGTGCGCACGCTCGACGCGCTGGGGGTCGCCGACAGCGCAATCGGCTACACGCTCTCCGACTATGCCGTCGAAGGCCTCGACGAGTTTCCCAACCTCACCGTCACCTCTGCGGACTACACGCCATCACGCGAGTTTCTGATCTCAGCTCAACCGGACCTCTTCCTGTCCAACGATGAACAGCAGCTTCTCGGCGACGGCGCCGCGAGCGTGGACGATCTCGGTGCCATCCCCGCCAACCTCTATGTCCTGGGCGACTACTGTGTCGACGCGCCTGCACAGTCCACTCTCGATGTCGTGTACGACGACATCGAGCATCTCGGCGCCATCTACAACGTTCCTGACTCCGCTGCATCCCTCGTTGAGGAGCTGAAAGCCCGCGTTACCGCGGCCACCGCGCCACTCTCCTTCGAGGCAGATTTCACAGCTGGTGCAGTCACCATCTTTGACGGGAAAGTGTACGCGCTGGGCGGCAGCTACTATGCCGCGATCCTCCATGCACTCGGACTCACCAACGGTTTTGCCGACCTCGATTCGAACTGGTCCGAAATCACGCCTGAGGCTGTCCTCGCGTCGGACCTCGACGTCATCCTCGTGACCTCTCCTGAGGCGGACGCCACTGGTGCCGTCGAAGCAGCGAGTGAGCTCTTCGCCAACGCCCCCGCGGCGCAGCATGGGCGCATTGTCGCGATCGATGACACCGCATTCCAGTCAGTTGGCGTCGCGATTGTCGACGTCATTGAAGAGACCGCCGCACAGCTCGCCGTTCGCTGA
- a CDS encoding PLP-dependent aminotransferase family protein has product MNLILAEALTPGRGAREDLTELLRAALLSGQVQAGDPLPSTRVLAQSVRVSRSTVVSVYEDLAGEGYVTCIPGSGTYVAEGLPARRSTHTAPGRPAAAERRVRGAAAAVASSDPRTINLSPGSPDTSFHRNRDWAAAWNHALKQDLPAFPPPPAGDPALRELISQHLRSARGIDCAAEHIIVTAGTSDGLALVLNSQSGGASGLRIATENPGYPAARRVITASGAIPVPIPVRNGGMDIQALKLARGRFDGALITPSHQYPLGGRLPVTARLELLAWASETGARILEDDYDSEFRHGAPPLPAIASLDREGRVVLIGSYSKTLTPWLRCGYLVIADPDLRARAIHLREALGQPVSGMLQLALARFLESGGLRRHLVRTGRAYAHRRNLVLEASSHLAPRFRLDGTEGGLHATISWEGAPEAGLVVARLAERGIQLVSLHQYSHEGTSSRRNGIVFGYGAPTDLQLRRALDEIVTALHAPEIARAPR; this is encoded by the coding sequence ATGAATCTGATCCTCGCCGAAGCGCTGACGCCCGGGCGAGGAGCGCGCGAGGACCTCACAGAGCTCTTGCGCGCTGCACTGCTGTCAGGACAGGTGCAGGCTGGCGATCCGCTGCCTTCCACCCGCGTGCTCGCCCAGTCGGTACGGGTGTCGCGCAGCACCGTCGTTTCGGTCTACGAAGACCTTGCGGGCGAAGGGTACGTGACCTGCATTCCGGGATCAGGCACCTATGTCGCCGAGGGACTCCCCGCCCGCAGGAGCACGCATACGGCTCCTGGGAGGCCGGCTGCGGCGGAGCGGCGGGTGCGCGGCGCAGCAGCGGCCGTGGCGAGTTCTGACCCCCGCACGATCAATTTGTCTCCGGGGAGCCCTGACACGAGTTTTCACAGGAATCGGGACTGGGCCGCCGCCTGGAACCACGCGCTGAAACAGGACCTCCCCGCGTTCCCCCCACCGCCGGCCGGCGACCCGGCCCTCCGGGAGCTGATCTCTCAGCATCTGCGCAGCGCCCGCGGAATCGACTGCGCTGCCGAGCACATCATTGTGACCGCGGGCACGAGTGACGGACTCGCGCTGGTACTCAACAGCCAGAGCGGAGGGGCATCTGGCCTGCGCATCGCGACGGAGAATCCTGGCTATCCTGCTGCGCGACGCGTAATCACAGCGTCAGGCGCAATTCCCGTCCCGATTCCGGTGCGCAACGGGGGCATGGACATTCAGGCGCTGAAGCTTGCACGCGGAAGGTTCGACGGAGCGCTCATCACTCCGAGCCACCAGTACCCGCTCGGGGGCAGGCTGCCCGTCACTGCTCGCCTGGAACTTCTCGCATGGGCGAGCGAAACCGGTGCGCGCATTCTCGAGGACGACTATGACAGCGAGTTCCGGCACGGCGCGCCCCCGCTCCCCGCAATCGCATCGCTTGATCGGGAAGGCCGAGTCGTCTTGATCGGCAGCTATTCCAAAACTCTCACCCCCTGGCTCCGTTGCGGCTACCTCGTCATAGCTGACCCTGATCTGCGCGCACGAGCCATTCACCTGCGGGAAGCGCTCGGGCAGCCCGTGTCCGGGATGCTGCAGCTCGCGCTCGCGCGCTTCCTGGAGAGCGGGGGCCTTCGACGCCACCTCGTGAGGACGGGCCGAGCATATGCGCACCGGCGGAACCTGGTGCTCGAGGCGTCCTCCCACCTTGCGCCCCGTTTCAGGCTCGACGGCACCGAAGGCGGGCTGCACGCCACGATCTCATGGGAGGGCGCTCCCGAGGCAGGTCTGGTGGTGGCACGTCTCGCGGAACGCGGGATTCAGCTCGTGTCTCTTCACCAGTATTCCCACGAGGGCACCAGTTCCCGGCGCAACGGCATTGTGTTCGGCTACGGTGCCCCCACTGACCTCCAACTCCGCCGTGCTCTTGATGAGATCGTCACCGCTCTCCACGCCCCGGAGATCGCCCGCGCCCCTCGCTGA
- a CDS encoding GNAT family N-acetyltransferase: MTRASSLAVRPLARTDEDRWRQLFRGYRDFYLLQEDESVVSTTWAWLIAPAHECNALVAEADGQILGIAHYRAFPRPSTGTVGIWLDDLFTDPDARGRGVARALIERLTRIAGAEERSVVRWITANDNEQAQALYDQLAVRTNWVTYDAAPAAEQAWDGEQHHGAH, translated from the coding sequence ATGACCCGTGCCTCTTCGCTCGCTGTCCGCCCGCTCGCCCGCACTGACGAAGACCGGTGGCGACAGCTCTTCCGCGGCTACCGCGACTTCTACCTGCTGCAGGAAGACGAGTCAGTCGTATCCACGACGTGGGCCTGGCTGATCGCTCCCGCCCATGAGTGCAACGCCCTCGTCGCGGAGGCGGACGGTCAAATTCTCGGGATCGCGCACTACCGTGCGTTCCCGCGACCGTCGACCGGGACAGTGGGGATCTGGTTGGACGATCTGTTCACGGACCCAGACGCGCGCGGACGCGGCGTTGCTCGAGCGCTCATCGAGCGACTGACACGGATCGCGGGAGCGGAAGAACGCTCCGTGGTGCGATGGATCACCGCGAACGACAACGAACAAGCACAAGCGCTGTACGACCAGCTTGCGGTGCGCACGAACTGGGTGACGTATGACGCTGCGCCCGCGGCGGAACAGGCTTGGGATGGTGAGCAGCACCATGGTGCGCACTAA
- a CDS encoding GNAT family N-acetyltransferase: MVRTNEYGQPVGEPVPGWVPAPVPEAPQLAGRYCRLEVLDVDLHADQLYEAYAQAPDDRDWTYLDTGPYPTRESYREWAKSASTRTDPRHYAVIDVAAGVAVGTLALLRHDAVSGVIEVGWVMFSPRLRRTPISTEAQFLLMAYVFEELGYRRYEWKCDSLNEPSKNAALRLGFHYEGTFRNNVVYKGRNRDTAWYSIIAPEWPRLKAGFLAWLEPTNFDGGGQQLSKLHSSDADSCAE, from the coding sequence ATGGTGCGCACTAACGAGTACGGTCAGCCGGTCGGGGAGCCTGTGCCGGGGTGGGTGCCAGCGCCCGTGCCGGAGGCGCCTCAGTTGGCTGGACGATACTGCCGGCTGGAAGTGCTCGACGTGGATCTGCACGCAGATCAACTCTACGAAGCGTACGCACAAGCACCCGACGATCGGGACTGGACCTACCTGGATACTGGCCCGTATCCGACGCGGGAATCCTACCGAGAGTGGGCGAAATCCGCCTCGACACGCACCGACCCCCGCCACTATGCGGTCATTGATGTCGCGGCAGGTGTAGCTGTAGGGACGCTTGCGCTGCTCAGGCATGACGCCGTGTCTGGAGTGATCGAAGTGGGGTGGGTGATGTTCTCCCCCAGGCTGCGGCGCACCCCGATCTCCACTGAAGCCCAATTTCTCCTCATGGCCTACGTGTTCGAGGAACTGGGGTACCGGCGCTACGAGTGGAAGTGCGACAGCCTCAACGAGCCCTCGAAAAACGCGGCGCTCAGGCTCGGCTTCCACTATGAAGGCACGTTCCGCAACAACGTTGTCTATAAGGGCCGCAACCGCGACACCGCGTGGTACTCCATCATCGCGCCTGAATGGCCGCGCCTGAAGGCCGGGTTTCTCGCGTGGCTGGAGCCGACGAACTTCGACGGAGGCGGTCAGCAACTCAGCAAGCTCCACTCGTCAGATGCGGACTCCTGCGCAGAATGA
- a CDS encoding DMT family transporter yields the protein MRLADRGALVLVALLWGVNFVAAKAALGAFTLWELRVVTFGGAALILTVIAIWKRTPLRLQRRADVVRLLIAGAFGIGGFGVFSALALLHTTAGRATICVYTMPIWVVLLARVVLAEPITRGKALSVSLGGAGLAVLAWPLISGGAWLGPLAAVAAAVSWALGTVYLTRSRVDAPPIVITTWQLVAATVVCLVGLFLSPRDTPLVIEGTALLGLLYNILLGTVAAYLIWFGLLRRIPAGAAGIGMLLVPVFGVLASAAFLGETPTLPDIGGLVLIFSAAAIPLISPDSPRGEAPPQHGP from the coding sequence ATGAGACTGGCCGATCGCGGGGCGCTCGTTCTTGTCGCCCTGCTGTGGGGAGTGAACTTTGTTGCGGCAAAAGCCGCGCTTGGCGCATTCACACTGTGGGAACTGCGGGTGGTCACCTTTGGGGGAGCCGCCCTCATCCTCACGGTGATCGCAATCTGGAAGCGAACACCGCTCCGGCTGCAGCGCCGAGCCGACGTCGTGAGGTTGTTGATCGCGGGAGCGTTTGGAATCGGTGGATTTGGGGTGTTCTCGGCGCTTGCGCTCCTCCACACCACAGCGGGGCGCGCCACGATCTGTGTCTATACGATGCCGATCTGGGTGGTTCTCCTCGCCCGCGTCGTGCTCGCCGAACCGATCACGCGAGGGAAAGCGCTCTCCGTGAGCCTCGGAGGAGCAGGGCTCGCAGTTCTCGCATGGCCTCTCATCAGCGGCGGTGCATGGCTCGGGCCGCTTGCGGCTGTAGCCGCTGCGGTGAGCTGGGCGCTGGGCACGGTCTATCTCACACGCAGCAGGGTAGACGCGCCGCCGATCGTGATCACGACGTGGCAGCTCGTGGCTGCCACCGTGGTGTGCCTCGTGGGCCTCTTCCTCAGCCCCAGAGACACACCTCTTGTGATTGAGGGCACCGCTCTCCTGGGGCTGCTCTATAACATCCTGCTCGGGACGGTCGCAGCGTACCTGATCTGGTTTGGACTCTTGCGACGGATTCCTGCGGGTGCGGCGGGGATCGGAATGCTCCTTGTTCCCGTCTTCGGAGTTCTCGCGTCCGCTGCGTTTCTGGGGGAGACTCCCACGCTCCCAGATATTGGCGGGCTGGTGCTCATCTTCAGCGCCGCAGCGATCCCGCTCATCAGTCCTGATTCCCCCAGAGGTGAGGCGCCACCGCAGCACGGCCCGTGA
- a CDS encoding polymorphic toxin type 35 domain-containing protein: MSQFTPGRFRRTKNKDVYLNFRMFPFEKSQPAPRPNGSQRKLAAVVGERIRSGIIPLVAVSLLLAAGGVTPATASAASPYALSAPTQLVVAADPALVATAHTGDPILVRAGALPMREQIINVAVLHSLIPQAFPAGQTTPAFWGILIKLLQRGWKYISQPAQKIGVQSGTKRFLLKQNAAKWSHIMAPKHKWSAVGARTKTQVANVMAKTMSAGRHTLYKGNPRVGIATMKYKGRSISVTYDIKTKRVGNGWVR, encoded by the coding sequence ATGTCACAGTTCACGCCGGGCAGGTTTCGGCGTACGAAGAATAAGGACGTCTACTTGAACTTTCGAATGTTTCCCTTCGAGAAAAGCCAACCTGCCCCCCGCCCGAACGGTTCTCAGAGAAAACTGGCGGCAGTGGTCGGGGAAAGAATCCGAAGCGGAATAATTCCGCTTGTCGCCGTAAGCCTCCTGCTTGCAGCAGGAGGGGTCACCCCTGCAACCGCGTCTGCAGCAAGCCCCTATGCTCTTTCGGCCCCAACTCAACTGGTCGTTGCCGCGGATCCGGCACTGGTCGCAACCGCGCACACTGGGGACCCTATCCTCGTGCGCGCAGGGGCGCTCCCCATGCGAGAACAGATCATCAACGTCGCTGTGCTGCACAGCTTGATTCCTCAAGCGTTCCCGGCAGGGCAGACGACGCCAGCGTTCTGGGGGATTCTCATCAAGCTCCTTCAGCGGGGATGGAAGTACATTTCACAGCCGGCGCAGAAGATCGGCGTGCAGAGTGGAACGAAGAGGTTTCTTCTCAAGCAGAATGCAGCGAAGTGGTCACATATCATGGCCCCAAAACACAAGTGGAGTGCTGTCGGAGCGCGTACGAAAACGCAAGTAGCGAATGTGATGGCGAAAACCATGTCTGCTGGTAGGCACACGCTCTACAAAGGCAACCCCAGGGTCGGAATTGCGACAATGAAATACAAGGGCAGAAGCATTTCTGTCACTTACGACATCAAGACGAAAAGGGTTGGCAATGGCTGGGTTCGTTAG
- a CDS encoding TetR/AcrR family transcriptional regulator — translation MFDSDTPPPSTWRTAASGTKHDILVAASQLFWKQGYKGTSTREIAAQVGIQQPSLFHFFANKAAILQALLAISLDDTLLASDTAVARSGSPAARLHEYLVWDLTEIHQMPYVLAGIHSVDILTTPGFEVWADKSRRLYTNLRTLIAQGVAAGEFPEQNLRLSQEQVAWQVLAHISFHAEGLSTDPAAEARAGADFIIRGLGGSVSAISK, via the coding sequence GTGTTCGATAGCGACACACCCCCGCCCTCGACGTGGAGGACCGCTGCCAGTGGAACGAAACACGACATCCTGGTAGCGGCCTCCCAGCTGTTTTGGAAGCAGGGCTACAAGGGCACGTCCACTCGCGAGATCGCCGCTCAAGTCGGCATTCAGCAGCCCAGCCTCTTCCACTTTTTCGCCAATAAAGCTGCGATTTTGCAAGCGCTCCTCGCGATCAGCCTGGACGACACACTCCTCGCGTCCGACACGGCAGTTGCGAGAAGCGGTTCACCCGCCGCCAGGCTGCACGAGTATCTGGTGTGGGACCTCACCGAGATCCACCAGATGCCCTACGTGCTTGCGGGCATTCACAGTGTTGACATCCTCACCACCCCGGGGTTCGAGGTCTGGGCCGACAAGTCTCGCCGGCTCTACACGAACCTCCGCACGCTCATTGCCCAGGGCGTCGCGGCTGGGGAGTTCCCGGAGCAGAACCTCCGACTCTCCCAGGAGCAGGTCGCGTGGCAGGTGCTCGCGCACATCTCCTTTCACGCGGAGGGGCTCAGCACCGATCCGGCTGCTGAAGCGCGCGCGGGCGCCGACTTCATCATTCGCGGCCTCGGAGGATCCGTGAGCGCGATATCGAAGTGA
- a CDS encoding carbon-nitrogen hydrolase family protein, with amino-acid sequence MRTTVAIAQITPLILDAHTGVRAAADAVAEAARAGARIIVFAETWLGGYPAWAFGHAGWSDPTGRKLYGDLLRESVVLRAGADGHSVNDDLSPLRTAARAHDAVVVIGANERSSPHSGTVFNSLITIGTDGRTVNVHRKTTPTLTEKLVHAPGDAAGLGAVDTPHGRLGGLICWEHWNPLARAAAHATEEQIHVAAWPDFPEAHLLASRSYAYEGRTFVLAAAQYLPREAVPAALQEAFQLGAGSGETGPFFDGGSCIIAPDGSWILEPQYGNEGVFVRELDLAVIPDEHYALDVNGHYGRPDIFDLRVRAERRSPVTRIPRELVTAPSVEHGDDRGE; translated from the coding sequence ATGCGCACAACCGTTGCGATCGCCCAGATCACGCCGCTCATCCTTGACGCCCACACCGGAGTACGCGCAGCAGCTGACGCCGTCGCCGAAGCCGCCCGAGCAGGCGCACGGATCATAGTGTTCGCGGAAACGTGGCTCGGCGGTTACCCCGCTTGGGCATTCGGACACGCAGGATGGAGTGATCCGACAGGACGAAAACTCTATGGCGATCTCCTGCGCGAGTCCGTCGTGCTCCGTGCCGGCGCGGATGGCCACAGCGTCAACGATGATCTCTCCCCACTTCGCACCGCAGCGCGCGCACACGATGCTGTGGTCGTGATCGGGGCCAATGAACGCTCCTCGCCCCATTCAGGGACGGTCTTCAACTCCCTGATCACGATTGGGACCGACGGCCGGACCGTCAACGTGCACCGGAAGACGACCCCCACGCTCACCGAGAAGCTCGTGCACGCCCCCGGTGACGCAGCAGGCTTGGGAGCCGTCGACACGCCGCACGGGCGCCTGGGCGGACTGATCTGCTGGGAGCACTGGAACCCACTGGCCCGCGCCGCGGCACACGCCACCGAGGAGCAAATCCACGTCGCCGCCTGGCCGGACTTCCCGGAGGCACATCTCCTCGCCTCCCGGTCCTACGCCTATGAGGGGCGCACATTTGTGCTCGCGGCCGCCCAGTATCTTCCACGCGAGGCCGTGCCAGCCGCGCTCCAAGAGGCGTTCCAGCTGGGCGCGGGGTCTGGAGAAACTGGCCCGTTTTTTGATGGTGGCTCGTGCATCATCGCACCGGATGGATCCTGGATCCTCGAACCGCAGTACGGCAATGAGGGCGTCTTTGTGCGGGAACTCGACCTCGCGGTGATCCCTGACGAGCACTACGCCCTCGACGTCAATGGACACTACGGCAGACCCGACATCTTCGACCTCCGTGTCCGGGCCGAACGTCGCAGCCCGGTCACCCGGATCCCCCGAGAGCTCGTGACCGCACCCAGCGTTGAGCACGGTGATGATCGTGGGGAGTGA
- a CDS encoding APC family permease, protein MMDQVTAEQAEPVRGPRATAHEGTPQLRRGLGIVSMLSIGVATVAPVVGLYSIFSLGMVTAGPWWIWPLLISLGCQLLVAVVYAGLARRIPITGGPFQWARRLVGPKYAWFTGVMYLIAVSAALTTVAYLAAPWMSNLFFGVTVTGPAALLWSAGLLLLGLLINCQGLRVTKAVINIGILCEVLASIALGIVLLLAFQHQPWEVFAWESSQVIVGQPLELIPAAMTALAVCGWAFVGFDASASVVEEAHGSGATAAKAIVGATALVGGIVLMVAVAVILATRDLPALTRGEVADPVLDAVTSNLGPMAEKPFLLLVAITFFACVLSMQTYLGRVYFAIAREDALPAKLRLAQVSARTGIPVRAISAATVVALCGLLLGLSDGAMGTMIRFGTGGLYIVFTLVVAAVVFAQVSGRWAPWRIGTKWQERWFSVISGAALLWLGCETINIAWPRPELAAPGASPAEVWSVVWVFGGFAIIALLALLIARPHARLRRLER, encoded by the coding sequence ATGATGGATCAGGTCACAGCCGAGCAGGCAGAGCCTGTGAGAGGCCCTCGCGCGACTGCGCACGAGGGCACCCCACAGCTACGCCGCGGCCTCGGCATCGTCAGCATGCTCTCGATTGGAGTGGCGACGGTTGCACCCGTTGTTGGGCTCTACTCGATCTTCTCGCTCGGCATGGTCACCGCGGGGCCATGGTGGATCTGGCCACTCCTGATCTCACTGGGATGCCAGTTGCTTGTGGCGGTCGTCTACGCGGGGCTGGCGCGACGAATCCCCATTACTGGTGGCCCATTCCAGTGGGCGCGCCGTCTTGTGGGGCCGAAATACGCGTGGTTCACGGGTGTGATGTACCTGATTGCGGTATCGGCGGCCCTCACCACGGTCGCATACCTGGCGGCGCCCTGGATGAGCAATCTGTTCTTCGGGGTCACCGTTACCGGGCCAGCCGCGCTGCTGTGGAGTGCCGGCCTCTTGCTCCTCGGCCTGCTCATAAACTGTCAGGGCCTTCGGGTGACGAAGGCGGTCATCAACATCGGCATCCTGTGTGAAGTGCTCGCGTCGATCGCCCTGGGAATTGTCTTGCTCCTTGCGTTCCAGCATCAGCCCTGGGAAGTCTTTGCCTGGGAGAGCAGCCAGGTGATCGTGGGGCAACCGCTCGAACTGATTCCAGCGGCGATGACCGCCTTGGCCGTGTGTGGCTGGGCGTTCGTGGGCTTCGATGCGAGCGCTTCAGTGGTTGAAGAGGCGCACGGCTCGGGTGCGACGGCTGCGAAGGCGATCGTGGGAGCCACCGCGCTTGTTGGTGGGATCGTGCTGATGGTCGCCGTGGCTGTGATCCTGGCAACCCGGGACCTTCCCGCGCTGACACGGGGTGAAGTGGCGGATCCGGTGTTGGATGCGGTGACCAGCAACCTGGGGCCGATGGCAGAGAAGCCGTTCCTGCTCCTCGTTGCCATCACATTCTTTGCGTGTGTGCTCTCAATGCAGACGTATCTGGGGCGAGTGTACTTCGCTATTGCCCGCGAGGATGCACTGCCTGCAAAGCTGAGACTCGCACAGGTCTCCGCACGAACCGGGATTCCTGTGCGCGCGATCTCGGCGGCCACGGTGGTGGCGCTGTGCGGACTGTTGTTGGGTCTGAGTGACGGTGCAATGGGGACGATGATCCGATTCGGCACGGGTGGCCTCTACATCGTGTTCACCCTCGTGGTTGCTGCGGTGGTGTTCGCCCAGGTGTCAGGGCGGTGGGCGCCGTGGCGCATCGGCACGAAGTGGCAGGAGCGGTGGTTCTCGGTGATTTCTGGTGCTGCGCTGCTGTGGCTCGGGTGTGAAACGATCAACATCGCTTGGCCGCGTCCGGAATTGGCGGCCCCCGGGGCGAGCCCGGCCGAGGTGTGGTCGGTGGTGTGGGTGTTCGGGGGGTTTGCAATCATCGCACTTCTCGCCCTGCTGATTGCGCGACCCCACGCGCGGCTTCGGAGGCTTGAGCGTTGA
- the map gene encoding type I methionyl aminopeptidase: MIEILNDREIERARVSGRLVGGILEALRQRCRVGTNLLDIDRWAQQMILDAGAQSCYVDYAPSFGRGPFGHYICTAVNDAVLHGRPRDYRLADGDLLTLDLAVLQDGIAADAAVSFLIGTATDPEDLRMIATTEEALAAAVAAAQPGARIGDISHAIGTVLSGAGYPVNLEFGGHGIGTTMHQAPHVANSGRPGRGYRLRPGLMLALEPWVMADTDQLVTDTDGWTLRSATGARAAHSEHTVLITEHGPEILTH, from the coding sequence ATGATCGAGATACTGAACGACAGAGAAATCGAGCGTGCCCGAGTGAGCGGCCGTCTCGTTGGCGGCATCCTGGAGGCCCTCCGGCAGCGCTGCCGAGTGGGCACGAACCTGCTCGACATCGATCGCTGGGCGCAGCAGATGATCCTCGATGCCGGCGCTCAGTCGTGCTACGTCGACTACGCGCCATCGTTCGGGCGCGGCCCCTTCGGCCACTACATCTGCACCGCAGTGAACGACGCGGTGCTGCACGGGAGGCCGCGCGACTATCGACTCGCGGACGGCGATCTCCTCACCCTCGACCTCGCAGTGCTGCAGGACGGGATCGCTGCGGACGCCGCGGTGAGCTTTCTCATCGGCACTGCCACAGATCCCGAGGATCTCCGCATGATCGCGACCACCGAAGAAGCGCTCGCAGCCGCGGTGGCGGCAGCGCAGCCCGGAGCCCGCATCGGAGATATCTCACACGCGATTGGCACCGTGCTCTCCGGGGCTGGATATCCGGTCAACCTCGAGTTCGGCGGGCACGGGATCGGGACGACGATGCATCAGGCGCCGCACGTGGCGAACAGCGGACGCCCGGGGCGAGGCTACCGACTCCGCCCCGGATTGATGCTCGCGCTCGAGCCGTGGGTCATGGCGGACACCGATCAGCTCGTCACGGATACCGATGGTTGGACACTCCGCAGCGCGACCGGCGCCCGCGCCGCGCACAGCGAGCACACCGTGCTCATCACTGAGCACGGTCCCGAGATCCTGACGCACTAG
- a CDS encoding helix-turn-helix domain-containing protein codes for MVRLPLTQDEVARGQRIGALLRQARGARSMLEVSLAAGISPETLRKIESGRIATPAFSTVAGIAATLDLSLDQLWGEASQDRAGAMATGAG; via the coding sequence ATGGTTCGATTGCCACTCACACAGGATGAAGTCGCTCGGGGTCAGCGCATCGGCGCACTGCTGCGACAGGCTCGCGGAGCGCGCTCAATGCTGGAGGTCTCGCTCGCGGCGGGCATCTCACCCGAAACGCTGCGCAAGATTGAATCAGGGCGAATCGCGACACCGGCATTTTCGACCGTTGCTGGGATCGCGGCAACGCTGGACCTTTCACTTGACCAGCTCTGGGGTGAGGCTTCGCAGGATCGGGCCGGCGCGATGGCGACCGGAGCCGGCTAG